In a single window of the Polycladomyces zharkentensis genome:
- a CDS encoding zinc ribbon domain-containing protein, with translation MKRKLPGLDEAIVDGLRTPESRVFKRVECQLELNKSICGIKKPPAGMMKCGKCGRAMVRQDNRNKSDICGVFMLLATSPPELSSRRKTIESSWEMPERIQVEHDDKSAEQHLQEDD, from the coding sequence GTGAAACGAAAATTACCAGGCTTGGACGAAGCCATTGTGGATGGACTGCGGACGCCAGAATCCCGCGTCTTCAAACGTGTGGAGTGTCAATTGGAATTGAATAAAAGCATCTGTGGCATCAAAAAACCTCCTGCTGGTATGATGAAATGTGGTAAATGTGGACGGGCTATGGTCAGGCAAGACAACCGGAACAAAAGTGACATTTGCGGTGTATTCATGCTGCTTGCAACAAGTCCACCCGAATTGAGTAGCAGAAGAAAAACGATTGAATCTTCTTGGGAAATGCCGGAACGAATACAAGTGGAACACGATGATAAAAGCGCGGAACAACATTTGCAGGAAGATGATTGA
- a CDS encoding SUKH-4 family immunity protein has protein sequence MNDLHKEISGYWDKDDLVTISRELLDPFDLAYDTKIVLSSIGLPMNVEEVKEHPFYINFYHEPEMGLYCGDDYIIIGDNESSKIGIHKKTGNIHLIEETPAACVQIRFINSDIAKFLMFLKVYLSYRPQLVDAMGEDDEKKLFAIVDHIKQRMNQMDSKALLDAESYWSVILEQVEDGLSC, from the coding sequence ATGAATGACTTACATAAGGAAATATCAGGATATTGGGATAAAGATGATCTGGTTACAATCAGCCGTGAACTACTTGACCCATTCGATTTGGCATATGATACCAAAATAGTGCTTTCATCCATTGGATTGCCAATGAATGTAGAAGAAGTGAAGGAACATCCATTTTATATCAATTTTTATCACGAGCCAGAGATGGGGTTATATTGTGGAGATGACTATATCATTATAGGCGACAACGAAAGCAGCAAAATCGGTATTCATAAAAAAACCGGGAATATCCATTTGATTGAGGAAACCCCAGCCGCTTGTGTACAAATCAGATTTATCAATTCAGATATAGCCAAATTCCTTATGTTTTTAAAGGTATATTTGAGTTATCGACCTCAATTGGTGGATGCTATGGGAGAGGATGATGAAAAAAAGTTATTCGCCATCGTTGATCACATCAAACAACGCATGAATCAAATGGATTCAAAAGCATTATTAGATGCAGAATCATATTGGTCGGTTATACTTGAACAAGTTGAAGATGGATTGTCGTGTTGA
- a CDS encoding alpha/beta hydrolase family protein encodes MEHRTFTWDLGKENRIIRGDVYATTTESPLPVIILCHGFKGFKNWGFFPHAAHVLAERGFAVITFNFSMNGVGENLEEFDELDKFARNTYSREQEDLTYLLDRLLQGDVPLREAMDTSKIALVGHSRGGGNSLIFAMDHPEIGAVVLWNSVARVDLFSDELRREIREKGVATIPNARTGQAMPIHREVLDDLERNRERFDILKRLPSFKRPLLILHGSDDRSVPLTAAKQLANAAVQARLVIIEGADHTFGCVHPFRGTTPYLDQVLDETARFLRQNLK; translated from the coding sequence ATGGAACATCGCACATTCACATGGGATTTGGGAAAGGAAAACCGCATCATCCGCGGAGACGTTTATGCCACAACGACCGAATCGCCGCTCCCGGTCATTATTTTGTGCCACGGTTTTAAGGGATTCAAAAACTGGGGCTTTTTCCCGCATGCTGCCCATGTTTTGGCAGAACGGGGGTTTGCCGTCATCACCTTCAATTTCTCCATGAACGGGGTGGGTGAAAACCTGGAAGAATTCGACGAACTGGACAAGTTCGCCCGCAATACGTATTCCCGTGAGCAGGAGGATTTGACATACCTCCTGGATCGGCTGTTACAGGGAGACGTACCTTTGCGTGAGGCGATGGACACCAGTAAAATTGCCCTTGTCGGGCACAGTCGCGGTGGAGGGAACAGCCTGATCTTCGCGATGGATCATCCGGAGATCGGGGCTGTCGTGTTGTGGAACAGCGTTGCCCGTGTTGACCTGTTCTCCGATGAGCTGAGGCGGGAAATCCGCGAAAAAGGCGTCGCCACCATTCCCAACGCCCGCACCGGACAAGCGATGCCGATTCACCGGGAGGTATTGGACGATCTGGAACGCAACCGTGAGCGATTCGACATCCTGAAACGGCTCCCGTCTTTCAAACGTCCCCTGCTGATCCTGCACGGGAGTGACGACCGCTCCGTACCGCTCACTGCGGCCAAGCAACTCGCCAACGCCGCCGTGCAGGCCCGGCTGGTCATCATCGAAGGGGCGGATCACACTTTTGGTTGTGTCCACCCGTTCCGCGGCACAACTCCTTACCTGGATCAAGTGTTGGATGAGACGGCCCGCTTTTTGCGTCAGAATCTGAAGTGA
- a CDS encoding ABC transporter substrate-binding protein, with protein MKRWYGWLLSLLLVMTMGLAGCSQAPQPHADHNGKQGDFPVTLKDASGQNVTIKQEPRRIVSLVPSTTEIAFALGLDKKIVGVSSLDNYPAEATKKEKVGDLKINVEKVVSLKPDLVLANPINGQDTIGQLRKLGLTVVVVDGQSLKGVEDSILLVGKATGAVDKARQVVAKMEREKNEVTKKVASIPADKRVKVWIELDPTLFTAGSGTFMDELIRLAGGNNVAASQKGWPQVSAEQVVKWNPDVIIATYDTGGNKAVSQIASRSGWAGINAVKQKRIVTVNPDLVNRPGPRVTQGLKQIAQVLYPQVFGAKQ; from the coding sequence ATGAAGAGATGGTATGGTTGGTTGTTGTCGTTGTTGTTGGTCATGACGATGGGATTGGCCGGTTGTTCACAGGCACCCCAACCGCACGCTGATCATAATGGAAAACAAGGTGATTTCCCGGTTACCCTCAAGGATGCATCCGGACAAAACGTAACGATCAAACAGGAGCCCCGGCGTATCGTTTCGTTGGTTCCCAGCACAACGGAAATCGCGTTTGCTTTGGGGCTGGACAAAAAGATCGTCGGCGTTTCCTCCTTGGACAATTATCCGGCGGAAGCAACGAAAAAGGAAAAAGTGGGCGATTTGAAGATCAACGTGGAAAAAGTGGTGTCGCTGAAGCCTGATCTGGTGCTGGCCAATCCGATCAACGGCCAGGATACCATCGGCCAATTGCGGAAACTGGGGTTGACGGTCGTGGTGGTGGACGGTCAAAGCCTCAAAGGTGTAGAAGATTCCATTCTCTTGGTGGGCAAAGCGACAGGTGCCGTGGACAAGGCTCGTCAGGTAGTCGCAAAGATGGAACGGGAGAAAAACGAAGTGACGAAAAAGGTGGCTTCCATCCCGGCCGACAAACGGGTCAAAGTGTGGATTGAGCTGGACCCGACATTGTTTACCGCCGGTTCGGGCACCTTTATGGACGAGCTGATCCGTTTGGCCGGAGGGAACAACGTGGCCGCAAGCCAAAAAGGATGGCCTCAAGTGTCGGCGGAGCAGGTGGTCAAGTGGAATCCGGACGTGATCATCGCCACCTATGACACCGGCGGCAATAAAGCGGTGTCGCAAATCGCCTCCCGTTCCGGGTGGGCCGGGATCAACGCCGTGAAACAAAAACGGATCGTCACGGTCAACCCGGATTTGGTCAACCGGCCCGGCCCGCGGGTCACGCAAGGGCTGAAACAGATCGCGCAAGTGTTGTATCCGCAAGTGTTTGGTGCGAAACAGTAA
- a CDS encoding FecCD family ABC transporter permease, with the protein MWWLAGLAGLLTLTVAVAVSVGSTPIPLADVWRILGRALPGVGSMVQPPGDPSVETIVRSIRLPRVLLSVLVGASLAMAGVVYQALLRNPLADPYILGVSSGAALGAVVALLTGWGAAWLGGWNVPALAFVCSMVALLAVLQLARVGSQMRPETLILSGVVVQAFFGAVLTFCIALSEEQLQQIQSWLMGSFTLREWEHVTVVVPFLAIGTVVCWWFSRELNLFALGDRAAEHLGVSVGMVRGLLLVTASLVTAAAVSVSGTIGFVGLVVPHVMRILCGPDHRWLIPLSLLAGGVFLTGADLLARVVLAPRELPIGVVTAFVGAPFFAWLLRKHLRSRRGEG; encoded by the coding sequence ATGTGGTGGTTGGCGGGTCTGGCGGGACTGCTGACGTTGACGGTGGCCGTGGCCGTTTCCGTCGGCAGTACGCCGATCCCGCTGGCGGATGTATGGCGGATTCTGGGGCGTGCGTTGCCCGGAGTCGGTTCGATGGTCCAACCTCCGGGCGACCCGTCTGTCGAGACGATTGTGCGATCCATTCGGTTGCCGCGGGTGTTGCTGTCCGTACTGGTCGGGGCATCGCTCGCCATGGCGGGTGTCGTTTATCAGGCGTTGTTGCGTAACCCGTTGGCCGATCCGTACATTCTCGGTGTCTCGTCCGGCGCGGCGCTCGGAGCGGTCGTTGCGCTCCTGACCGGATGGGGAGCGGCTTGGCTGGGTGGTTGGAACGTACCCGCACTCGCGTTTGTCTGCTCCATGGTTGCATTGCTGGCCGTATTGCAATTGGCCAGAGTCGGTTCGCAGATGCGGCCGGAGACGCTCATCCTGTCCGGTGTGGTCGTACAGGCATTTTTCGGTGCGGTACTGACGTTTTGCATCGCGTTGTCGGAAGAGCAGCTGCAACAGATCCAGAGCTGGTTGATGGGCAGCTTTACCCTGCGGGAATGGGAACACGTCACCGTGGTGGTACCGTTTCTGGCCATCGGTACCGTGGTGTGCTGGTGGTTCAGCCGGGAGTTGAACCTGTTTGCGTTGGGCGATCGGGCAGCGGAACATCTCGGTGTGTCGGTCGGAATGGTGCGCGGACTGTTGTTGGTGACGGCATCACTGGTAACCGCCGCGGCGGTGTCCGTATCAGGGACGATCGGGTTTGTCGGGTTGGTCGTTCCACATGTGATGCGCATATTGTGCGGTCCCGATCATCGTTGGCTGATTCCGTTGTCCCTGTTGGCAGGCGGGGTCTTTCTGACGGGGGCCGATCTGTTGGCCCGGGTGGTGTTGGCGCCCCGTGAATTGCCGATCGGGGTTGTGACCGCGTTTGTCGGCGCGCCGTTTTTCGCATGGTTGTTGAGAAAGCATCTCCGTTCCCGCAGAGGGGAGGGGTAG
- a CDS encoding heme ABC transporter ATP-binding protein has translation MIAARKVGKHYGERSVLAEVSLNVGPGEMVGIIGPNGSGKTTLLRLLSGEERPDTGTVMWEGRPLADWSIKERARRIALLPQEGLPPLDFTVEEVVMMGRHPHQGWRPWMTERDRALVEEILADTDLLSHRRRPVSVLSGGERQRVAIAQAMAQQPRLLLLDEPTTYLDVRHQLGMLDRIVRWKRKDGLSVVIVLHDLNLAAQFCDRLLLLKNGRVIREGTAEQVIQASVIRDAYGIDPVMVRHPSAGVPQVLLQSKEKGFETGSCGQPLSVSAP, from the coding sequence GTGATAGCGGCTCGAAAAGTGGGCAAACACTACGGCGAACGCAGCGTGTTGGCCGAAGTGAGTTTGAATGTCGGCCCCGGTGAGATGGTGGGCATCATCGGTCCCAATGGATCGGGCAAAACCACGCTGCTCCGGTTGTTGTCCGGTGAGGAACGCCCGGATACGGGTACCGTGATGTGGGAAGGCCGTCCGCTTGCAGATTGGTCGATCAAAGAACGGGCGCGTCGAATCGCCCTGCTCCCCCAGGAAGGATTGCCCCCGCTTGATTTCACCGTGGAGGAAGTGGTCATGATGGGCCGTCACCCTCACCAGGGTTGGCGGCCGTGGATGACGGAGCGGGATCGCGCACTGGTCGAGGAAATATTGGCCGATACGGACCTGCTTTCACACCGACGGCGACCTGTCTCGGTATTGAGCGGTGGTGAACGGCAACGGGTGGCGATTGCGCAGGCGATGGCGCAACAGCCCCGGTTGTTGTTGCTGGATGAGCCCACGACTTATCTGGATGTCAGGCATCAGTTGGGCATGCTCGACCGGATCGTGAGATGGAAACGGAAAGATGGGTTGTCCGTTGTCATCGTGTTGCATGATTTGAATCTGGCGGCGCAATTCTGTGATCGGTTGTTGTTGTTGAAAAATGGTCGGGTCATTCGGGAAGGGACAGCGGAGCAGGTGATCCAGGCGTCGGTGATCCGCGATGCTTACGGAATCGATCCGGTGATGGTACGCCATCCGTCTGCCGGTGTGCCACAGGTATTGCTGCAGTCGAAGGAGAAAGGATTTGAGACCGGATCTTGCGGACAGCCGCTTTCTGTTTCTGCTCCATAG